The nucleotide window CGAGTTCTTCCCGGCCTTCGCGGTGCACGACAAGACCGAGGCGCTGGTGGCGTACGACGCGGTGCCCGCGCTGGTGCTCGCCGGGGAGAGCGATCTGATCACCCCGGCCGACCACAGCCGGACGATCGCCGAGGTGCTGCCCGACGCCGAGCTGGTGTGTGTCCCGGAGGCCGGGCACCTGGTGATGCTGGAGCGGCCCGAGCTGGTCAACGAGCATCTGGTGTCGCTGGTGGAGCGGGCGAGCGCGGCGGCCCGCAGCTCCCGGCACGCCCGCGCCTGAGCCACGCCCGGGTGGCCCGGCCGGCCCGCTCCACACCGCCGCCGGGCCCCCGACCAGGCATGATCCACTCGCCCGCCGGGCCCGCCCGGGACCCGGTCCGGGACCGCCCCCGCGTCCGGGCCGTACCATTTGCGGCATGAGCACCACCGGCGCGATGGCGCACGTAACCGTCAAGTCCCCCGACCAGATGCAGGAGTTGGGCCGTCGGCTGGCCCCGCTGCTGCGCCCCGGCGACCTGGTGCTGCTCACCGGTGAGCTGGGGGCCGGCAAGACCACGCTGACCCGCGGCCTGGGGGAGGGCCTGGGCGTGCGCGGCGCCGTCACCTCCCCCACGTTCGTCATCGCCCGGGTCCACCCCTCGCTGACCGGCGGCCCCGCGCTGGTGCATGTCGACGCCTACCGGCTCGGCGGCGGCCTGGACGAGATGGAGGACCTCGACCTCGATGTCTCGCTGCCGGAGTCGGTGGTGGTCGTGGAGTGGGGTGAGGGCAAGGTCGAGGAGCTCTCCGAGAACCGCCTCCAGGTGGTCATCGGGCGCGCCATGGGGAGCGACGGGGTGCCGGAGTCCGACGCGGACGATGTCCGTGAGGTGACGGTGACCGGCCTCGGCGCGCGCTGGGCGGAGGCCGGGCTGCCCGCGCTGGAGACCTGCTGACCGCGGGCGGACCGGATACCGCGGGGGTCGGACGAGCCGCAGGCCGGTAGTTTCCGACAAGCCGTCGGTAAGATGTTGCGTACCCGGTACCGGGCGTGGTGACATGGGGAGAGACCCCTAGTTAGGTCAGCCTAAGTAGCCAGCCTAGCTTCTGTCGCTTTGCCCCAGGAGCCCCGGGAGGCGTCCATGTCCGCCCACCAGCCCTCTCCCACGCCCGGCGGGCGCGGGAGTGCCGCCCTCGCGGCGGCCGGGCGCGCCGAGCACGAGGCGCGCGAGACGCCGACCATGGATGAACTGCTGGCGGCCTGCGCCGCGGCCAGCGCCGTCTCCACGCCCCCCGACGCCGCGGACGAAGCCCGCCGGAGCGACACCGCGGCGCCGGACGGCGAGCCACGGGAGCAGGGAGAGCCGGAGGGGGCGGACGGGTCCGGGACCGGACCGTTGTCCACCGGCGGCCGCGACGCGGCGTAGCCCGTAGGGGCGACACCACGGCGGCCCGGGTACCGCGCGGTCAGGGGACGACGACGACCTTGGTGCCGTGCAGCGCGAAGTCCCACATCGCCTTGCCGTCCTCGCGCGACTCACGGATGCCGCCGGTCTTCTTCCCCGCGCCCGGGTCGGGCCGCGAGCCGTCCACGGCGGCGCTGAAGCCGATCGTGACGCCGCTGACGCCGGCGAACCGCACGACGTGCTCGATCGCGATGCCGTCGGAGCCCATGACGCTCACCGACCGCGAGCCGACCGCGTAGGCGCCCCGCGGGGGGTTGACCGTACTGGGCGTGACCGTGAACGTCCGCTGCGCCGTGCCCTTCGCGTCGACCAGCCAGACCCGCTTCGCGCCGAGCGAGTAGACGATCCGCCGTCCCGCGCCGGAGGCCGCGGGAACCGGGGCCGGGGCGGGGGTCTTGTCCTTCGTGTCGTGCCGGTCCCGGTGGTCCTTGGGGGCCTGGTGGCTGCCCTGACGGGCCTGGCTGAGGGTGTCCGGGGCGGACGCCGAGGCCTGGTACCCGAGCACCCCGACCGCGACCAGGGCCGCCGCCGTCAGCGCGGTGACGATCGTGCTGCTCTTAGCGGGCACCGCTGTGCCACCTTTCCTCCCTCTCCCTGCCACCGGCGGGGAGCCCCGGTCCTGGACGCCGGGCTGCGTGCTGCTGACTACGGGGGCGACGGTAGCACCGGAACGGGGACCGCCCGCCGAGCCGTAGTCTTGAGGGCGTGCTGCTGCTAGCTCTTGACACCGCCACCCCCGCCGTCACCGTCGCGCTCCACGACGGATCCGGCGTCCTCGCCGAGTCCCGTCAGGTGGACGCCCGCCGGCACGGCGAACTGCTGCTGCCCGCCGTCGACCGGGTGCTGGCCGAGGCCGGCCACACGCTCGACGCGGTCAGCGACATCGTGGTCGGCGTGGGCCCGGGGCCCTACACCGGCCTGCGGGTCGGCCTGGTGACCGCCGCGACCTTCGGGGCGGTGCTCGGCGTCCCCGTCCACGGCCTGTGCACGCTGGACGGCCTCGCCCACGCCGCCGGGCTGACCGAGCCCTTCGTCGTGGCCACCGACGCCCGCCGCAAGGAGGTCTACTGGGCGCGCTACGAGCCCGGCACGACGCCCGGCCCGGCGACCCGGCTGACCGAGCCCGCCGTCGACCGCCCCGCCGACATCGCCGCCGAGGTGGCCGGCGTCCCCGCCGTGGGCGCGGGCGCGCTGCTCTACGACGAGGTGTTCACCGGCGTACGGCGCGACGGGCCCGAGCACCAGTCCGCCGCCGCGCTGGCCGCGCTGGCCGTGCAGAAGCTGGCGGCGGGCGAGGAGCTGCTGCCCCCGCAGCCGCTGTACCTGCGCCGCCCGGACGCCCAGGTCCCGGCCAACTACAAGGTGGTCACTCCCCGGTGAGCGTCCGCCCCTCGCCCGACCCGCGCCCCCCGGCGCCGCCGCCGGACGGCCCCGCCGACCGCGGCCTGGTGCTGCGCGAGATGCGCTGGTGGGACCTCGCGCCGGTGCTGGAGCTGGAACGGGAGCTGTTCCCCGAGGACGCCTGGTCGCCCGGCATGTTCTGGTCCGAGCTGGCCCACGCGCGCGGCCCGCACGCCAACCGCCGCTATCTCGTCGCCGAGCGGTCCCAGCGGCTGGTCGGCTACGGCGGACTGGCCGCCGTCGACGGCACCGGCGACATCCAGACCATCGCCACCGCCCGCGACCAGTGGGGCTCCGGCCTCGGCTCCCGGATGCTGACCGAACTCCTCGGCGCCGCCACCGACTTCGAGTGCCACGAGGTGCTGCTGGAGGTACGGGTCGACAACCTCCGCGCCCAGCGCCTCTACGAGCGTTTCGGCTTCGAGCCGGTCGGCTTCCGCCGCGGCTACTACCAGCCCGGCAACGTCGACGCCCTGGTGATGCGCCGCACCACCCAGACCTCCTCCGAAGCACCCCCCGTACAAGGAACTTGAGACTCATGGCTGACTCACGCGGCGGACCGCTCGTCCTCGGCATCGAGACCTCCTGCGACGAGACCGGTGTCGGCATCGTCCGCGGCCACACCCTCCTCGCGGACGCGGTCGCCTCCAGCGTCGACGAGCACGCCCGCTTCGGAGGGGTGGTGCCGGAGGTGGCCTCGCGCGCCCACCTGGAGGCGATGGTCCCCACCATCCAGCGCGCCCTGAAGGACGCCGGCGTCGCCGCCTCCGACCTGGACGGGATCGCGGTCACCGCCGGACCGGGCCTGGCCGGCGCGCTGCTGGTCGGCGTCTCGGCCGCCAAGGCGTACGCCTACGCCCTCGGCAAGCCGCTCTACGGCGTCAACCACCTCGCCTCGCACATCTGCGTCGACCAGCTGGAGCACGGCCCGCTGCCGGAGCCGACCATGGCGCTCCTGGTGTCCGGCGGCCACTCCTCCCTGCTGCTCGCTCCCGACATCACCGCCGACGTACGCCCCCTGGGCTCGACGATCGACGACGCGGCCGGCGAGGCCTTCGACAAGATCGCGCGGGTCCTCCACCTCGGCTTCCCCGGCGGCCCGGTCATCGACCGCTACGCACGCGAGGGCAACCCCGACGCGATCCGCTTCCCGCGCGGACTGACCGGTCCCCGCGACCCGGTCTACGACTTCTCCTTCTCCGGCCTGAAGACGGCGGTCGCCCGCTGGATCGAGGCCAAGCGGGCGGCCGGTGAGGAGGTGCCGGTGGCGGACGTCTCGGCGTCCTTCCAGGAGGCCGTGGTGGACGTGCTGACCCGTAAGGCCGTCCGGGCCTGCAAGGACAACGGCGTGGACCACCTGATGATCGGCGGCGGGGTGGCGGCCAACTCCCGGCTGCGGGCGATGGCCCAGCGCCGCTGCGAGGACGCCGGCATCACCCTGCGGGTGCCGCGGCCCAAGCTGTGCACCGACAACGGCGCGATGGTCGCCGCCCTGGGCGCGGAGATGGTGGCGCGCGGCCGCGCGGCCTCCGACTGGGACCTGTCCGCGGACTCGTCGCTGCCGGTCACCGAGCCACACGTCCCCGGCGAGGCGTCCGCCGACCCGGAAGCGCACGAGCACGGCCATGAGCCCGGCCATGGCCACGATCACGACCATGTCCACGAGGTGAGCAAGCACAACCTCTACTCCTGAGAGGGCGCGGCCGCCGCCGGGACTTCGTTTGTCGTTCTTCGCGCGCTGTTGCCTCCCCCCGCCCGGCGCGTGGCCCGAGGTCTTACCCTGGCAACCAGCACCGGGCGCGCACGTGGGGAGGCGGCAGGCTGTGGACTGGTTCTGGTGGGTCTTCATCTTCTTCATGGCGGGCGGATTCGCGAAGGTCGCCGACACCGCCCGGACGGCGCTGCGCACCCGGCACGAACGGAAGATGGAGCGGCTGGAGTCCGCGCGCCAGGAGCGCCAGGCACTCGCCGCCGCCCACAAACAGCCGGAGCCGGTGTGCGGTTGCACCCACCACCTCGCCAAGCACGACAAGCGGGGCAAGTGCCATGAGCGGGTCGAGGTGGCGGTGGTCTGGGACGAGGACCACCGGCCGGTGCAGTACGAAGCCGGGCAGTGCACCTGCCAGCAGTACATCGGCCCGCAGCCGCTCTCCCAGATCTACGCCGAGGACCTCACCGACCTGGCGTGACCGGCTCCCGGGGGTCCTCCGCGGCCGGCCGGCCCAGCAGCATCGAGGGGGCGCCGCCGACCCGGGTGAGGAAGATCGTGCAGGAGTTGCGGCCGCCGCCCAGCTTCAGCTTCTTGCGCAGCTCCTCGGGCTCCACCGCGGAACCCCGCTTCTTGATCACCGCGATCCCGACCTCGCGCTCGCGCAACAGGGCCTTGAGCTTCTTGACGTTGAACGGCAGCACATCGGTGAGCGCGTAGGCGGTCGCGTACGGCGTGGCCGTCAGCCGGTCCGCGGTGATGTACGCGATGGTCGGATCGATCAGCCGGCCGTCGAGCTGCCGGGCGACGTCCGCGACCAGGTGGGCCCGGATCACCGCGCCGTCCGGTTCGTACAGCCAGTCCCCGACCGGCCCCACGGGGGCACGGTCCGCCTCGTCTGAGGCGGGCGGGTCCGGCCGCGCCGCGCCCAGCAGTGAGTGGCCGGCCGGCAGCAGGGTGGCGCGGCGGCCGCCCGGGACCGGGCCGTCGGCGCCCTGCGAGGCCGGCCCGAACCACACCACGGCCTCCTTGACGTCGCCCCCGTCCGAGATCCACTCCGTCTCGGCGTCCCCGGGCAGGGCGTCGTGCGGGACGCCGGGCGCGATCTTCAACGCCGCGCACGGTGCCGCACGGGCCGCCTCGACGGCCCACGACAGCGGCGGCGCGTACGCCTCCGGGTCGAAGATGCGCCCACCCGTCGCCCGGCCACCACCCCTGCCCGAGGCGCTGCGCGCCGCCCCTCTTGCCGGGGCCTTGCTGCGCCGTGCCGGATCGACGAAGACCGCGTCATATCCCGCGGTGTCCACCTCGGTCACGTCCGCGCAGCGCACCTCGATCAGCCCGGCGAGTCCCAGTGCCTCGGCGTTGGCCCGGGCCGCCGCGCAGGCCAGCGGATCGCGGTCGACGGCCAGCACCCGGATCCCGGCCCGGGCCAGCGCCAGCGCGTCACCGCCGATGCCGCAGCACAGATCGGCCAGCGTACGGACGCCCAGCGCGGCGAAGCGGGCTGCGCGGTGGGCGGCGACGGTGGTGCGGGTGGACTGCTCGACGCCGTTCGGCGTGAAGTACATCAGCCGCGCGTCCGCCCCGAACTTCGCCGCCGCGCGCTGGCGCAGCCGGGCCTGGCCGAGGGCGGCGGAGACCAGCGGCGCGGGGTGGTCGCGGCGCAGCCGGGTGGCTGCCGCCAGCTCGTCCGCCGGGTCGTGATCCCGCAACTCGGCAAGCAGAGCCTGTCCCTCCGGGGCGAGCAGGCTGACGAAAGTGTCGAGGTCATTCACGGTGTCATTGTCTCCCCACGTTGTTGTCTTTCCCGCCGTGGGGGTCCGCTGCGCTTTTGCTTTCTTCCCGCGTTGTTGGCTGTCCCGCCGTGGTGGTTTCTCGCCGTTGCGCCTGCGGCGGGCGGGTGGGTGTGGGGTGCGGTGACGGGCCTCCGGGGGTGGGTGTTCGGACTGCTTCGCTTTACGTCCGAACACCCACCCCCTCCGGCCCGTCCCCTCCCGTGGGGGAGTACGTGAAGGTGGGTGGGGGCGGGCCGTGGATGTTCGTTTCGGTACGACCTGTCAGGCGCGCTGGACCAGCTGGGGCCACCCCCACTGGCCTTTTCCCCTTCCCACAACGGGAGGGGGCGGGCCGGAGGGGCCGGTGTGTGGGACGTAAAGCGAAGCAGTCCCACACACCGGCCCCGGAGGTCCGTCACCGCACCCCGACAGCCCCGCGCAGCGGACCCCCGCCCGCCGCAGGCGCAACGGCGGGAAAGCCAAAATCGGGCCGAGGCAAAGCGCAGCGGACAGGCAACGGCGAGCGCACCGCGAAGCGGGCGAAACACGGCGAGAAACCCCACGGCGGGAAAGTCAAAAACGTGGGGGAACTACGCCGGCTCCCGCCGGCGCTGCGCATGGTCGCTGATGCGCAGGAGCAGTGCCACCATCACCCAGTTCGCGACGAGTGAGGAGCCGCCCTTGGCCAGGAACGGCAGGGCCTTGCCGGTCAGTGGGATCAGCCCGGTGACCCCGCCGGCGACGACGAAGACCTGGAGCAGCAGCGCCCCGGAGAGCCCGACCGCCAGCAGCTTGCCGAACGGGTCGCGTGCGGTCAGGGCGACCCGCATCCCGCGCTGGGCCAGCAGCACGTACAGCATCAGGACGCCCATCACCCCGGCCAGGCCCAGCTCCTCGCCGACGGTGGTGAGGATGAAGTCGCTGTTGCCGGCGAAGCCGATCAGCTCGGGGTGGCCCTGGCCCAGGCCGCTGCCCGAGATGCCGCCGCTGCCGAAGCTGAACAGCGCCTGCGCGGCCTGGTCGGAGATCAGCCCCGGCGGCCGCTGCCCCTTGGGCAGGAAGATGTCCATCGGGTGCAGCCAGGCCATGATCCGGCCCTTGACGTGTGGTTCCGTCGAGCCGACGACGGTGGCCCCGACCACGGCCATGGCGAGGCCGCAGAGCACCCAACTGGTGCGCTCGGTCGCCATGTAGAGCATGATCACGAAGACCCCGAAGAAGATCAGCGAGGTGCCCAGGTCCCGTTCGAAGACCAGCACCAGCAGACTGATCACCCAGATCGTGAAGATCGGCGCGAGCTGCCGTCCCGGGGGCAGCTGGACGCCCAGGACCCGCCGTCCGGCCAGCGCCAGCGCATCGCGGTTGACGGTGAGATAGCCCGCGAAGAACACCGAGATCATGATCTTCACGAACTCGCCGGGCTGCAGCGACAGCGGGCCGAGCAGGATCCAGCGCTTGGCGCCGTACATGTCGGCGCCGAAGAAGGCCGGCGCCATCAGCAGCACCAGGGCGACCACCATCGTCAGATAGATGTAGCGCTGCAGAATGCGGTGGTCGCGCAGCACCAGCAGGATGACGATGCAGGTCGCCACCCCGATCACCGTCCACACCAGCTGACCGCTCGCCGCCTCGGCGATCTTCAGCCGGGGCGTTTGCGCATAGGTGACGTCCAGACGGTGCAGCAGCACCAGGCCGATCCCGGTCAGCAGCGTGGCCAGCGGCAGGATCAGCGGATCGGCGCGCGGCGCGTAGCGGCGCAGCACCAGGTGCGGGACCAGCGCCACGAACAACATGCTGACGGCGAAGCCGGTCAGCCCGCCGGGCAGCCGGCCGGTCATCGACAGTCCGGTGTAGGCGTAGCCGAAGTCCGCGATCAGGACGACGAGGACGAGCAGCCACGCCTCGGTCCGCCGGCGGTCCGGTGCCTGGGCCAGCGCGGCGAACGTCATGGTGCGTTCGGCGTCGCTCTCCGGCCGCCCGGCAGCCCGGGGAACGCTGGTCAGTCCACGCACGGGAGTCCTCCGCCATCGGTCGTCGAGGCCGCCGGCCGTCCGGGAGTGCGCCCGGTTCGCCGGTTCGGCAGCCGGGGAGGTAGACGAGGCAGCCGGTGACGTGGTTGCGAGGGAAGGGAAGGTGTGTCCGATTTGACGGAAACCGGTCGGAGCGAGGCCCCGAACCCGCCCGGATCCCGCCCCAGATGGGCCGCAAACGGGCGCCGGGAGTCGCGTCTTCGCGGGGCGGGTCAACCGGTGACGGCGGAACCTCCCCCCGCCGCGCTGGCACTCCGCTTGACCGAGTGCTAACCGCGTCATAGTCTCGGCGTTGGCACTCTCCAGTGGGGAGTGCCAGACATACAGCGACGGGCAGGTCCGGCACCCGCGACGACGGATCGACCTGGTCGCCACCTCAGACAGTTAACCCCGTGAGATCTCCGAAGGGGGAGGTCGGATCGTGACGACCGCCAGCTCCAAGGTTGCCATCAAGCCGCTCGAGGACCGCATTGTGGTCCAGCCGCTCGACGCCGAGCAGACCACGGCTTCAGGCCTGGTTATTCCGGACACCGCCAAGGAGAAGCCCCAGGAGGGCGTCGTCCTGGCCGTGGGCCCGGGCCGTGTCGAAGACGGAAAGCGCGTCGAGCTCGACGTCACCGTCGGCGACGTCGTTCTCTACAGCAAGTACGGCGGCACCGAGGTGAAGTACAACAACGAGGAGTACCTCGTTCTCTCGGCTCGCGACGTTCTCGCGATCGTCGAGAAGTAAGTCACCAGATTTGCCGTGATCTGCGCCCCTGGTTCCCGCGTCTAAACAACCCGGGGCAGGGGCGCAGTTCGTTTGAGCGACAGCGGTCCCCACTGCGTGGCCGAGGATCGCAATGAGAGGACTTGAAGCAACCCATGGCGAAGATCCTGAAGTTCGACGAGGACGCCCGTCGCGCCCTTGAGCGCGGCGTCAACAAGCTTGCCGACACCGTCAAGGTGACGATCGGCCCCAAGGGCCGCAACGTCGTCATCGACAAGAAGTTCGGTGCCCCGACCATCACCAACGACGGTGTCACCATCGCCCGTGAGGTCGAGGTCGACGACCCGTACGAGAACCTTGGCGCCCAGCTCGTCAAGGAGGTGGCGACCAAGACCAACGACATCGCGGGTGACGGCACCACCACCGCCACCGTGCTGGCCCAGGCGCTGGTCCGCGAGGGCCTGCGCAACGTCGCCGCGGGCGCCTCCCCGGCCGCGCTCAAGAAGGGCATCGACGCCGCCGTCAAGGCCGTGTCCGACGAGCTCCTCGCGACCGCCCGCCCGATCGACGACAAGTCCGACATCGCCGCCGTGGCCGGCCTGTCCGCCCAGGACAAGCAGGTCGGCGAGCTCATCGCCGAGGCGATGGACAAGGTCGGCAAGGACGGTGTCATCACCGTCGAGGAGTCCAACACCTTCGGCCTGGAGCTCGACTTCACCGAGGGCATGGCCTTCGACAAGGGCTACCTCTCGCCGTACATGGTCACCGACCAGGAGCGTATGGAGGCCGTCCTCGAGGACCCGTACATCCTGATCCACCAGGGCAAGATCGCCTCGATCCAGGACCTGCTGCCGCTGCTGGAGAAGGTCATCCAGGCCGGCGCCTCCAAGCCGCTGCTGATCATCGCCGAGGACGTCGAGGGCGAGGCCCTGTCGACCCTCGTCGTCAACAAGATTCGTGGCACCTTCAACGCCGTGGCCGTCAAGGCCCCCGGCTTCGGTGACCGCCGCAAGGCCATGCTCGGCGACATCGCCACCCTCACCGGTGCCACCGTCATCGCCGAGGAGGTCGGCCTCAAGCTCGACCAGGCCGGTCTGGACGTGCTCGGCACCGCCCGCCGCGTGACCGTCACCAAGGACGACACCACCATCGTCGACGGTGGCGGCAAGTCCGACGACGTCACCGGTCGCGTCGCGCAGATCAAGGCCGAGATCGAGTCCACCGACTCCGACTGGGACCGCGAGAAGCTCCAGGAGCGCCTCGCCAAGCTCGCCGGTGGCGTCTGCGTCATCCGCGTGGGTGCGGCCACCGAGGTCGAGCTCAAGGAGAAGAAGCACCGTCTGGAGGACGCCATCTCCGCGACCCGCGCCGCGGTCGAGGAGGGCATCGTCTCCGGTGGTGGCTCCGCTCTGGTCCACGCCGCCAAGGTGCTGGAAGGCTCCCTCGGCAAGGAGGGCGACGAGGCCACCGGTGTCGCCGTAGTCCGCCGCGCCGTCGTCGAGCCGCTGCGCTGGATCGCGGAGAACGCCGGCCTCGAGGGCTACGTCATCACCGCGAAGGTCGCCGAGCTGGACAAGGGCAACGGCTTCAACGCCGCCACCGGCGAGTACGGCGACCTGGTCAAGGCCGGCGTCATCGACCCGGTCAAGGTCACCCGCTCCGCCCTGGAGAACGCCGCGTCGATCGCGTCGCTGCTGCTGACGACCGAGACCCTGGTCGTCGAGAAGCCCGCCGAGGACGACTCGGCCGATGCCGGCCACGGCCACGGGCACTCGCACTGACGTGAGCTGACACGGTGACGGTGGGCCTGCGGGCCTGCCGTGGACCGTCCACCGAAGACCCGGTTTCCGCTTTGGCGGGGGCTGGGTCTTCGTGTTTTTCGGGTTTTTCGTTATTTCGGGGGTTTCGGGGGCGTTCCGGGCTTCCCGGGGGTGTTCGGGGTCTTCGGGGAGGGGGCCGTGGCTCTGTTCCCGGGGGCGGCCTCGGATCTCGGGGGTCCGGTCCCGGGGGTGGTGTCTTCCGTCGCTCGTCCCTGGGTGTGTTGTTTCCCCGCCGCCCACCCCCTGGGCGTGTTGTTTCCCCGCCGCCCACCCCCCTTCGGGGGGTGGGCGGGTCTGGAGGGGAGCCCCACGGCCCGTCGTGCTCATGTCGAACGGCGCACGCGGCCCGTTGCGCTATGCCGAGCGGTGCAGATGCTCCGGCAGTACGGGGTCGCTGAAGGGGCGGCCGTGTGCGTAGCGTTCGAGTTCGTCGAGGGCGTGGTCGGCCAGGCGGTGGAGTTCGGTGCCCAGGGAGCCCGCCACGTGGGGGGTCAGCAGGACGTTCGGGAGGTCCCACAACGGTGAGCCGGGCGGCGGGAGTTCGGGCTCGGTGACGTCGAGGACGGCGTGCAGACGGCCGCTGACCAGCTCGGGGAGCAGCGCGTCCGGGTCGACCAGGGAGCCGCGGGCGGTGTTGATCAGCGTGGCGCCGTCGGGCATCCGGGCCAGTTCGGGTGCGCCGAGCAGATGGCGGGTGGCGGGGAGCTGCGGGGCGTGCACGGTGACGAGGTCGCTGCCGGCGCAGAGCGCGTCGAGCGGGACCGGTGTCACGCCGAGCCGGGCGGCTTCGTCGGCGTCCACGTACGGGTCGTACAGCAGCACGCGCAGGTCGAACGGGCGCAGCAGCGCGATGACGCGGCGTCCGATGCGGGAGGCGCCGATGACGCCGACGGTGCGGTGGTGGTTGCCGGCGCCGTCGAGTTCGTGCGGCCAGTCGTGCGGTGCGCGCAGGCCCCGGTAGCGGTGGGCGGAGTGCAGCACGCGCTTGTTGGCGAAGAGGATCGCGGCGAGCGTGTACTCGGCGACCGGGAGTGCGTTGGCGGCGGCGGCCGAGCTGACGGCGATACCGCGCTCCCAGCAGGCGTCGGTGAGGTGGTGCCGTACCGAGCCGGCGGCGTGGATGACGGCGCGCAGCCGGGGCGCCGCGGCCAGGACGGCGCGGGTGAGCGGCGGGGCGCCCCAACAGGTGAGAAGGACCTCGGCCTCGGCGAGGGCGGCGGCGACCGCGGGGGTGGGGCCGGTCAGGTCGTGGGCGACGAGTGACGGGTCGGTACGGGCCAGGGCCGTCAGGCGGGTGCGATGGCGGGTATCGAGCAGCCGGCCGGCGACGCCGGGCTCCATCGACAGCAGCAGGGCGGGCCGGGCAGGAGGGTTTTCCACAGGTCCGGCGGCGTGGTCAGGGGTCGGGTGCATAGTGAGGAACGTGCTCCTTCGCGGTCGCCCGTCAGTGCGCGTCACCTGCCGCCACCGGTGGCGGGAGCGGCACCTCCAGTGTGTCGCCGCGGGGCCGGCGGTGGCGACCGTCGGGAGTGGACGGCGAGGAGCGGACCGGTGCCGAAGGGGAGGGGGTGGAGGAGTGCGGGAGTGGGGGAGTGAAGGGCGCAGGAGGAAGGGAAAGCGAGGGCCGGACGCCCGATTGACGTGTGGTCAGTCGCGGCTGAAGGATGCCGGCACCCGGCCACCGCCCACCGCGTCAGGGGGAGCCATGACCCAGCCGCAGCCCGAGCCGCAGCCCGAACCTCCCGCCGCGCGCCGCCGGCCTCCTCCGTGCCACCCGCCCTGGGCGCTGCCGCCCGAGGACCGCCGCCGCAGTCCGTACACCGGCTGGACCCGGGCCCACTGGGAGGCGACGGCCGACGCCCTGCTGCGGGCCACCGCCCGCCATGCCTCCCCGCGCCACGGCCTGATCGTCCTCCCCGGAGCCCGCCCCAGCTCCTCCGGTCCCCGCTCGGACGGCCTCGAAGGCTTCGCCCGTACGTTCCTGCTCGCCGCGCTCCGCGTGGCCGGCGACGACGGCCACGACCCGCACGGCCACCTCCCCCGTTACGCCGAAGGTCTCGCCGCGGGCACCCGAAGGCCCGGCGGCGCACGCGAACTGACCCCCGCCGATCCGGATTCCTGGCCCCGCATCGACACCGTCCGCCAGGCCCGTGTCGAGGCCGCCTCGC belongs to Streptomyces sp. NBC_01454 and includes:
- the tsaE gene encoding tRNA (adenosine(37)-N6)-threonylcarbamoyltransferase complex ATPase subunit type 1 TsaE; the encoded protein is MSTTGAMAHVTVKSPDQMQELGRRLAPLLRPGDLVLLTGELGAGKTTLTRGLGEGLGVRGAVTSPTFVIARVHPSLTGGPALVHVDAYRLGGGLDEMEDLDLDVSLPESVVVVEWGEGKVEELSENRLQVVIGRAMGSDGVPESDADDVREVTVTGLGARWAEAGLPALETC
- the tsaB gene encoding tRNA (adenosine(37)-N6)-threonylcarbamoyltransferase complex dimerization subunit type 1 TsaB, producing MLLLALDTATPAVTVALHDGSGVLAESRQVDARRHGELLLPAVDRVLAEAGHTLDAVSDIVVGVGPGPYTGLRVGLVTAATFGAVLGVPVHGLCTLDGLAHAAGLTEPFVVATDARRKEVYWARYEPGTTPGPATRLTEPAVDRPADIAAEVAGVPAVGAGALLYDEVFTGVRRDGPEHQSAAALAALAVQKLAAGEELLPPQPLYLRRPDAQVPANYKVVTPR
- the rimI gene encoding ribosomal protein S18-alanine N-acetyltransferase yields the protein MSVRPSPDPRPPAPPPDGPADRGLVLREMRWWDLAPVLELERELFPEDAWSPGMFWSELAHARGPHANRRYLVAERSQRLVGYGGLAAVDGTGDIQTIATARDQWGSGLGSRMLTELLGAATDFECHEVLLEVRVDNLRAQRLYERFGFEPVGFRRGYYQPGNVDALVMRRTTQTSSEAPPVQGT
- the tsaD gene encoding tRNA (adenosine(37)-N6)-threonylcarbamoyltransferase complex transferase subunit TsaD, whose amino-acid sequence is MADSRGGPLVLGIETSCDETGVGIVRGHTLLADAVASSVDEHARFGGVVPEVASRAHLEAMVPTIQRALKDAGVAASDLDGIAVTAGPGLAGALLVGVSAAKAYAYALGKPLYGVNHLASHICVDQLEHGPLPEPTMALLVSGGHSSLLLAPDITADVRPLGSTIDDAAGEAFDKIARVLHLGFPGGPVIDRYAREGNPDAIRFPRGLTGPRDPVYDFSFSGLKTAVARWIEAKRAAGEEVPVADVSASFQEAVVDVLTRKAVRACKDNGVDHLMIGGGVAANSRLRAMAQRRCEDAGITLRVPRPKLCTDNGAMVAALGAEMVARGRAASDWDLSADSSLPVTEPHVPGEASADPEAHEHGHEPGHGHDHDHVHEVSKHNLYS
- a CDS encoding class I SAM-dependent methyltransferase codes for the protein MNDLDTFVSLLAPEGQALLAELRDHDPADELAAATRLRRDHPAPLVSAALGQARLRQRAAAKFGADARLMYFTPNGVEQSTRTTVAAHRAARFAALGVRTLADLCCGIGGDALALARAGIRVLAVDRDPLACAAARANAEALGLAGLIEVRCADVTEVDTAGYDAVFVDPARRSKAPARGAARSASGRGGGRATGGRIFDPEAYAPPLSWAVEAARAAPCAALKIAPGVPHDALPGDAETEWISDGGDVKEAVVWFGPASQGADGPVPGGRRATLLPAGHSLLGAARPDPPASDEADRAPVGPVGDWLYEPDGAVIRAHLVADVARQLDGRLIDPTIAYITADRLTATPYATAYALTDVLPFNVKKLKALLREREVGIAVIKKRGSAVEPEELRKKLKLGGGRNSCTIFLTRVGGAPSMLLGRPAAEDPREPVTPGR
- a CDS encoding FtsW/RodA/SpoVE family cell cycle protein, with product MTFAALAQAPDRRRTEAWLLVLVVLIADFGYAYTGLSMTGRLPGGLTGFAVSMLFVALVPHLVLRRYAPRADPLILPLATLLTGIGLVLLHRLDVTYAQTPRLKIAEAASGQLVWTVIGVATCIVILLVLRDHRILQRYIYLTMVVALVLLMAPAFFGADMYGAKRWILLGPLSLQPGEFVKIMISVFFAGYLTVNRDALALAGRRVLGVQLPPGRQLAPIFTIWVISLLVLVFERDLGTSLIFFGVFVIMLYMATERTSWVLCGLAMAVVGATVVGSTEPHVKGRIMAWLHPMDIFLPKGQRPPGLISDQAAQALFSFGSGGISGSGLGQGHPELIGFAGNSDFILTTVGEELGLAGVMGVLMLYVLLAQRGMRVALTARDPFGKLLAVGLSGALLLQVFVVAGGVTGLIPLTGKALPFLAKGGSSLVANWVMVALLLRISDHAQRRREPA
- the groES gene encoding co-chaperone GroES translates to MTTASSKVAIKPLEDRIVVQPLDAEQTTASGLVIPDTAKEKPQEGVVLAVGPGRVEDGKRVELDVTVGDVVLYSKYGGTEVKYNNEEYLVLSARDVLAIVEK